A single window of Ferrimonas balearica DSM 9799 DNA harbors:
- the rep gene encoding DNA helicase Rep, translating into MKLNPAQQEAVNYVSGPCLVLAGAGSGKTRVITNKIAYLVQQCGYKARNIAAVTFTNKAAREMKERVAQTLGKAEARGLWISTFHTLGLDIIRREHKVLGLKPGFSLFDDQDTLALLKELTADELNEDKDQLRMLITQISNWKNDLVLPEKALTLARDPQAILHAQLYERYRAHLTAYNALDFDDLIMLPTLLLASHAEVREKWQNRLRYLLVDEYQDTNTSQYELVKLLVGERARFTVVGDDDQSIYSWRGAKPQNLVLLGKDFPALKLIKLEQNYRSSGCILNAANILIANNPHVYDKTLRSELGYGEKLKVIMANNEDHEAERVVAELVRHKFVNHAKFKDYAILYRGNHQSRLFEKALMTNRIPYKLSGGTSFFSRSEIKDIMGYLRLLVNPDDDNAFLRVCNVPKRGMGPATLEKLGRLANERQISLFAAAFDPALEQVLPPQAAETVMVFTRWLVELGDRAERGDTLAALKDLVREINYEDHLYDTSPSPKAAEMRMKNVSELYRWITDMIEGDDLEEPMTLSQVVTRLTLRDMMERNSEEEEADQVQMMTFHASKGLEFPYVFMVGTEEGLLPHQSSLDEGNVEEERRLAYVGITRAQRELIFTLCRERRQFGEQIRCEPSRFLLELPQDDLVWENRQKQPSEQERMNTGRTNVAMLRAMLNKQ; encoded by the coding sequence ATGAAACTCAATCCGGCGCAACAAGAAGCGGTGAACTACGTCTCCGGGCCTTGCCTGGTACTGGCGGGTGCCGGCAGTGGCAAAACCCGGGTGATCACCAACAAGATCGCCTACCTGGTGCAGCAGTGCGGCTATAAGGCGCGCAACATCGCGGCGGTGACCTTCACCAATAAGGCGGCCCGCGAGATGAAGGAGCGGGTGGCCCAAACCCTGGGTAAAGCGGAGGCCCGTGGTCTCTGGATCTCCACCTTCCACACCCTGGGCCTCGACATCATCCGTCGCGAACATAAAGTGCTGGGGCTGAAGCCCGGCTTTTCGCTGTTTGACGATCAGGACACTCTGGCGCTGCTCAAGGAGCTGACCGCCGACGAGCTGAACGAAGACAAAGACCAGCTGCGCATGCTGATCACCCAGATCAGCAACTGGAAGAACGATCTGGTGCTGCCGGAGAAGGCGCTGACGCTGGCGCGTGACCCGCAGGCGATCCTGCATGCCCAGCTGTATGAGCGCTACCGGGCCCACCTGACCGCCTATAACGCCCTCGATTTCGATGACCTGATCATGCTGCCGACCCTGCTGCTGGCCTCCCATGCCGAGGTGCGGGAGAAGTGGCAGAACCGGCTGCGCTACCTGTTGGTGGACGAGTATCAGGACACCAACACCAGCCAGTATGAGCTGGTGAAGCTGCTGGTGGGTGAGCGTGCCCGCTTTACCGTGGTGGGGGATGATGATCAGTCCATCTACTCCTGGCGCGGTGCCAAGCCGCAGAACCTGGTGTTGCTGGGCAAGGATTTCCCGGCCCTGAAGCTGATCAAGCTGGAGCAGAACTACCGCTCCTCCGGCTGCATCCTGAATGCCGCCAACATCCTGATCGCCAACAACCCGCACGTGTACGACAAGACCCTGCGTTCCGAGCTGGGTTACGGCGAAAAGCTCAAGGTGATCATGGCCAACAACGAGGACCATGAGGCGGAGCGGGTGGTGGCAGAGCTGGTGCGCCACAAGTTTGTGAACCACGCCAAGTTCAAGGATTACGCCATTCTCTACCGCGGTAACCACCAGTCACGCCTGTTTGAAAAGGCGCTGATGACCAACCGCATCCCCTACAAGCTCTCCGGCGGCACCAGTTTCTTCAGCCGCTCTGAGATCAAGGACATCATGGGTTACCTGCGCCTGCTGGTGAACCCGGACGACGACAACGCCTTCCTGCGGGTCTGCAACGTGCCCAAGCGGGGCATGGGCCCGGCCACCCTGGAGAAGCTGGGGCGACTGGCCAACGAGCGTCAGATCAGTCTGTTTGCGGCGGCGTTTGACCCGGCGCTGGAGCAGGTGTTGCCGCCTCAGGCCGCGGAAACCGTGATGGTGTTTACCCGCTGGCTGGTGGAGCTGGGTGACCGCGCCGAGCGGGGTGACACTCTGGCGGCGCTGAAGGACCTGGTGCGCGAGATCAACTACGAGGATCACCTCTACGACACCTCCCCCAGCCCCAAGGCGGCGGAGATGCGGATGAAGAACGTGTCCGAGCTGTATCGCTGGATCACCGACATGATCGAAGGGGATGATCTGGAGGAGCCGATGACCCTGAGTCAGGTGGTGACCCGTCTGACCCTGCGGGACATGATGGAGCGCAACTCTGAAGAAGAGGAGGCGGACCAGGTGCAGATGATGACCTTCCACGCCTCCAAGGGCCTGGAGTTCCCCTACGTCTTTATGGTGGGGACTGAAGAGGGCCTGCTGCCCCACCAGAGCAGCCTTGATGAGGGCAATGTGGAGGAGGAGCGCCGGCTGGCCTATGTGGGCATCACCCGGGCCCAGCGCGAGCTTATCTTCACCCTGTGCCGGGAGCGTCGCCAGTTCGGTGAGCAGATCCGCTGTGAGCCCAGCCGCTTCCTGCTGGAGCTGCCACAGGATGATCTGGTGTGGGAAAACCGTCAGAAGCAGCCGTCAGAGCAGGAGCGGATGAACACCGGCCGCACCAACGTGGCGATGCTGCGGGCGATGCTCAATAAGCAGTAA
- the modA gene encoding molybdate ABC transporter substrate-binding protein — translation MVQQWRGMILAIMCVLALPAQATTLTVAVAANFKTTLDQVAADFTEETGIKVQVSSGATGALYTQILHGAPYDLFLAADDERPTLLVEQGLGLEETLQDYAIGLLAFWVPGQHPDEQTLRDWQGRLAIANPRIAPYGAAAEQVTEHLDILQRLKGNVVRGTNILQTFQYVQSGNVPAGLVALAQLRQAKVPVEQYWLVPPQWHDSLRQQAVVLKRSAHPDEAKALLNYLMAQDELLSAAGYAIPDDH, via the coding sequence ATGGTGCAACAGTGGCGGGGGATGATCCTCGCGATAATGTGTGTATTGGCGTTACCGGCGCAGGCCACCACGTTGACGGTGGCAGTGGCAGCCAACTTCAAAACCACCCTCGATCAGGTGGCCGCTGATTTTACTGAGGAGACCGGCATTAAGGTGCAGGTCTCCTCCGGCGCCACCGGTGCGCTCTACACCCAGATCCTGCACGGTGCCCCCTATGACCTGTTCCTGGCCGCAGACGATGAGCGCCCCACTCTGTTGGTAGAGCAGGGGCTTGGCCTGGAGGAGACCCTGCAGGATTACGCCATCGGCTTACTCGCGTTCTGGGTTCCCGGCCAGCACCCGGATGAGCAGACCCTGCGTGACTGGCAGGGGCGTTTGGCCATCGCCAACCCCCGCATCGCACCGTATGGCGCAGCAGCCGAGCAAGTCACCGAACATCTTGATATTCTGCAACGATTGAAAGGCAACGTTGTGCGGGGCACCAACATCCTGCAAACCTTCCAATACGTGCAGAGCGGTAACGTGCCGGCGGGGCTGGTGGCCCTGGCTCAGCTGCGCCAGGCCAAGGTGCCGGTGGAGCAATACTGGCTGGTACCGCCGCAATGGCACGACAGCCTGCGTCAGCAGGCGGTGGTGCTCAAGCGCAGTGCGCACCCTGACGAGGCGAAAGCGCTACTGAACTATCTTATGGCCCAGGACGAACTTCTGTCCGCCGCTGGATACGCTATCCCGGATGACCATTAA
- a CDS encoding MtrB/PioB family decaheme-associated outer membrane protein, protein MKAQLSMTALAILSVMAPAQGASFALSQANTQSLDTSSWACKRCDAPQASGTIGLSAGAVQSNDDHVANRFGARDGAVAGVNANATLNGDEEGRLDLNADQLGMSSGYGQARYRDNHLDAQFDYAKLRTVDATAQTQYGFDGRNLVALDQPIDVDLEQRRERTGLGLAYQDVMAGLNWRTYARYDHESKTGFKSSSTSFIKSPVNIAAPVDTTTQTFNAGAELGGEQWHTAVSYQGSLFENSYDGLYNGERGAVQALAPNNEAHLVALSGQYRMGKTRLTGRLTQGWLYQNDTDFVDPLGAPNGITNANGEVRTQGANLRLTSALSGVRLAAKYDYSDRDNRTPVFAYDQSLSIDSLSGTARMNTPLDITRHRYGLDASTRLSQRVALEAGYQGERTERSHSVRETTEDNTVWARTRVSAMDNLELGLKASYGQRDGSRYQASEATSSEDNTLLRKYYLADRDRTELSFDASYSPFAALSLDATVRYAKDDYSESEIGLLDADDLSYDLSANYRVTEALNLHAFAGQQWIESNQAGSQSFASADWTYRIEDQFDYAGVGASYGGLMDDRLTVGADYQYTESSSDTQVSEGQPYGDYFQWAHSVRAYADYAVSTRTSVRLDYRYERYYDTDYADVASDSIPGLITLGDLGHNYNAHLLMLTLTYSL, encoded by the coding sequence ATGAAAGCGCAACTCTCCATGACTGCCCTGGCCATCCTCTCCGTGATGGCCCCGGCCCAGGGCGCCAGCTTCGCCCTGTCGCAAGCCAACACCCAGAGCCTGGACACCAGCAGCTGGGCCTGCAAACGCTGTGACGCGCCGCAGGCCAGCGGCACCATCGGCCTCAGCGCCGGTGCGGTGCAGAGCAACGACGACCACGTCGCCAACCGCTTCGGCGCCCGCGACGGTGCCGTGGCCGGGGTCAACGCCAACGCCACCCTCAACGGTGACGAAGAGGGCCGCCTCGACCTCAACGCCGACCAGCTCGGTATGAGCAGCGGCTACGGCCAGGCCCGCTACCGCGACAACCACCTCGACGCCCAGTTTGACTACGCCAAGCTGCGCACCGTCGACGCCACCGCGCAAACCCAGTACGGCTTTGACGGCCGCAACCTGGTGGCACTGGACCAGCCCATCGACGTGGACCTGGAACAGCGCCGTGAGCGCACCGGCCTGGGTCTGGCCTATCAGGACGTGATGGCGGGCCTGAACTGGCGCACCTACGCCCGTTACGACCACGAGTCCAAAACCGGCTTCAAATCCAGCAGCACCAGCTTCATCAAGAGCCCGGTCAACATCGCTGCGCCGGTGGACACCACCACCCAGACCTTCAACGCCGGCGCTGAGCTGGGCGGTGAGCAGTGGCACACCGCAGTCAGCTACCAGGGCTCGCTGTTCGAGAACAGCTACGACGGCCTCTACAACGGTGAGCGCGGTGCGGTTCAGGCCCTGGCGCCGAACAACGAAGCGCACCTGGTGGCCCTGTCCGGCCAATACCGGATGGGCAAAACCCGCCTGACCGGTCGCCTGACTCAGGGCTGGCTGTACCAGAACGACACCGACTTCGTTGACCCGCTGGGCGCACCCAACGGCATCACCAACGCCAACGGCGAAGTGCGTACCCAGGGCGCCAACCTGCGCCTGACCAGCGCCCTCTCCGGAGTGCGTCTGGCCGCCAAGTACGACTACTCCGACCGCGACAACCGCACCCCGGTGTTCGCCTACGACCAGAGCCTGTCCATCGACAGCCTCAGCGGCACCGCGCGGATGAACACCCCGCTGGACATCACCCGTCACCGTTACGGACTGGACGCCAGCACCCGCCTGTCCCAGCGCGTGGCGCTGGAAGCGGGCTACCAGGGTGAGCGCACCGAGCGCAGCCACAGCGTGCGGGAAACCACCGAGGACAACACCGTCTGGGCCCGCACCCGGGTCAGCGCCATGGACAACCTCGAGCTGGGCCTGAAAGCCAGCTACGGCCAGCGTGACGGCTCCCGTTACCAGGCCAGCGAAGCCACTTCCAGCGAAGACAACACCCTGCTGCGCAAGTACTACCTGGCCGACCGTGACCGCACCGAACTGAGCTTCGACGCCAGCTACAGCCCGTTCGCGGCGCTGAGCCTGGACGCCACCGTGCGCTACGCCAAGGACGACTACAGCGAGTCCGAGATTGGCCTGCTGGACGCCGACGACCTGAGCTACGACCTGTCCGCCAACTACCGCGTGACCGAGGCCCTGAACCTGCATGCGTTTGCCGGTCAGCAGTGGATTGAGTCCAACCAGGCGGGCAGCCAGAGCTTCGCCAGCGCCGACTGGACCTACCGCATCGAAGACCAGTTCGACTACGCCGGTGTGGGCGCCAGCTACGGCGGCCTGATGGACGACCGCCTGACCGTGGGCGCGGACTACCAGTACACCGAGTCCAGCTCCGACACCCAGGTGTCCGAGGGCCAGCCCTACGGTGACTACTTCCAGTGGGCCCACAGCGTGCGCGCCTACGCCGATTACGCGGTATCCACCCGCACCAGCGTGCGCCTGGATTACCGCTACGAACGCTACTACGACACCGATTATGCCGATGTCGCCAGTGACAGCATCCCCGGGCTTATCACCCTGGGCGACCTGGGCCACAACTACAACGCCCACCTGCTGATGCTGACCCTGACCTATTCGCTTTAA
- a CDS encoding DmsE family decaheme c-type cytochrome: MIQLSRLVSTGLLVSAMAFSAHASDDVQAQLIDKFQQGQYSGKGADGCLMCHGRDEQVTALFASPHGSLDTSASPMAKLQCETCHGPQGKHRGKNEPMINFGDEANVSAELQNSVCLSCHEDTERRDWHGSRHDFSEVACTDCHQIHTADDPVLSPAGEIATCTSCHSSEAADMMKRSAHPMAGQHSGSDMSCTSCHSAHGSLTESALKEVSLNDTCYSCHAEKRGPVVWEHAPVTDNCASCHSVHGSVNDAMLTRRAPQLCQSCHASDGHASRVYDGQSNAFVSGQSCLNCHSQVHGSNHPAGSLLEK, encoded by the coding sequence ATGATTCAATTATCCCGTCTTGTAAGCACCGGTTTGCTCGTCAGTGCGATGGCCTTCAGTGCCCACGCCAGTGACGACGTTCAGGCCCAGCTTATCGACAAGTTCCAGCAGGGACAGTACTCCGGCAAAGGCGCCGACGGTTGCCTGATGTGCCACGGCCGCGACGAGCAGGTCACCGCTCTGTTTGCCTCCCCCCACGGCAGTCTCGACACCAGCGCCAGCCCGATGGCCAAGCTGCAGTGTGAAACCTGCCACGGCCCGCAGGGTAAACACCGCGGCAAGAATGAGCCGATGATCAACTTCGGTGACGAGGCCAACGTCAGTGCCGAGCTGCAAAACTCCGTGTGTCTGAGCTGCCACGAAGACACCGAGCGCCGCGACTGGCACGGCAGCCGCCACGACTTCTCTGAAGTGGCCTGCACCGATTGTCACCAGATCCACACCGCCGACGACCCGGTGCTCTCCCCCGCGGGCGAAATCGCCACCTGCACCAGCTGCCACAGCAGCGAAGCGGCGGACATGATGAAGCGCTCCGCCCACCCGATGGCCGGCCAACACAGCGGCAGCGACATGAGCTGCACCAGCTGTCACAGCGCCCACGGCAGCCTGACCGAATCCGCCCTCAAGGAGGTCAGCCTCAATGACACCTGCTACAGCTGCCACGCCGAGAAGCGCGGCCCGGTGGTGTGGGAACACGCGCCGGTGACCGACAACTGCGCCAGCTGCCACAGCGTACACGGCAGCGTCAACGACGCCATGCTGACCCGCCGCGCTCCGCAGCTGTGTCAGAGCTGTCACGCCAGCGACGGTCACGCCAGCCGCGTCTACGACGGTCAGAGCAACGCCTTTGTCTCCGGCCAGAGCTGTCTCAACTGCCACAGCCAGGTGCACGGTTCCAACCACCCCGCTGGCAGCCTGCTTGAGAAATAA
- a CDS encoding BCCT family transporter, whose amino-acid sequence MSDAPSKRSTLNRPVFAWSTALILALVGYAALFPEPAAQRFSVIQSNIIANAGWFYVLTVALILLYVAFLGLSRFGDIKLGPDHAEPAFNNKSWFAMLFSAGMGIGLMFFGVAEPVMHFMAPPVGEPGTVEAAKEAMKLTFFHWGLHAWAIYAIVALILAFFAYRHGLPLTLRSALYPLIGDKIYGPIGHAVDIFAIIGTVFGVATSLGFGVLQVNSGLQHLFGIPVSENVQVVLIIAITALATLSVVSGLEKGIRRLSELNLLLAVGLMGLILVLGPTVLLLQTFVENTGSYLSEIVSKTFNLYAYDPTDWLGGWTLFYWGWWISWSPFVGMFIARISRGRTIRQFVMGVLFVPAGFTLAWMTVFGNSAIDMILHHGMSQLGEVISQDSALALFVFLEQFPMSALLSAIAMLMVVVFFVTSADSGSMVVDMLASGGNDKTPLWQRIFWASTMGIVAVVLLMAGGLSALQTAAIASALPFSVVLMVAAYGLLEALRVDLHKKNSQQAANLAPRVTRNPVPWQRRLRNTMQFPRRSHVNRFIDEVVYPAMEEMLLELRKQGVEVNLHKDEETHRTRLEVLFGDEMDFEYEVLPRAYMRPSFVMTEEDESDEESKYFRAEVHLREGGQDYDVMGWSREQVLGDMLDQYEKHLHFLHVVRE is encoded by the coding sequence ATGTCTGATGCGCCCAGTAAGCGCTCAACACTGAACCGACCCGTATTTGCGTGGTCAACCGCACTTATCCTGGCTCTGGTGGGGTATGCCGCCCTGTTCCCCGAGCCTGCCGCCCAACGCTTTAGCGTCATTCAAAGCAACATCATCGCCAACGCGGGCTGGTTCTACGTCCTGACTGTGGCGCTGATCCTGCTCTACGTGGCCTTCCTGGGGCTGTCCCGCTTTGGTGACATCAAACTGGGCCCCGACCACGCCGAACCCGCCTTCAACAACAAGTCCTGGTTTGCCATGCTGTTCTCTGCAGGCATGGGCATCGGCCTGATGTTTTTCGGCGTTGCCGAACCGGTGATGCACTTTATGGCGCCCCCGGTGGGTGAACCCGGTACCGTGGAAGCGGCGAAGGAAGCGATGAAGCTGACCTTCTTCCACTGGGGCCTGCACGCCTGGGCCATCTACGCCATTGTGGCGTTGATCCTGGCCTTCTTTGCCTACCGCCACGGCCTGCCGCTGACCCTGCGTTCCGCCCTCTATCCGCTGATTGGTGACAAGATCTATGGCCCCATCGGCCACGCGGTCGACATCTTTGCCATCATCGGCACGGTGTTTGGGGTCGCGACCTCACTCGGCTTTGGCGTCCTGCAGGTCAACAGCGGCCTGCAGCACCTGTTTGGTATCCCGGTCAGCGAGAATGTGCAGGTGGTGCTGATCATCGCCATCACCGCACTGGCCACCCTCTCGGTGGTCTCGGGCCTGGAGAAGGGGATCCGCCGCCTGTCTGAGCTGAACCTGCTGCTGGCCGTCGGCCTGATGGGCCTGATCCTGGTGTTGGGCCCCACCGTGCTGCTGCTGCAGACCTTTGTTGAGAATACCGGCAGCTACCTGTCCGAGATCGTCAGCAAAACCTTCAATCTGTACGCCTATGACCCCACCGACTGGCTTGGCGGCTGGACTCTGTTCTACTGGGGCTGGTGGATCTCCTGGTCACCCTTTGTCGGCATGTTTATCGCCCGCATCTCCCGGGGCCGCACCATTCGCCAGTTTGTGATGGGGGTGCTGTTTGTGCCGGCGGGCTTCACCCTGGCCTGGATGACCGTGTTTGGGAACAGCGCCATCGATATGATCTTGCACCATGGGATGAGTCAGCTTGGCGAGGTGATCAGTCAGGACTCCGCACTGGCGCTGTTTGTGTTCCTGGAGCAGTTCCCGATGTCGGCACTGCTGTCCGCCATCGCCATGCTGATGGTGGTGGTGTTCTTCGTCACCTCCGCCGACTCCGGCTCCATGGTGGTGGATATGCTGGCCTCCGGCGGTAACGACAAAACCCCGCTGTGGCAGCGCATCTTCTGGGCCAGCACCATGGGCATCGTCGCCGTCGTACTGTTGATGGCCGGTGGTCTGTCGGCCCTGCAAACTGCCGCCATTGCCAGCGCGCTGCCCTTCTCAGTGGTGTTGATGGTGGCCGCCTACGGTTTGCTGGAAGCGCTGCGGGTGGACCTTCATAAGAAGAACAGCCAGCAGGCCGCCAATCTGGCGCCACGGGTGACCCGCAATCCGGTGCCCTGGCAGCGCCGCCTGCGTAACACCATGCAGTTTCCGCGACGCAGCCACGTCAACCGCTTTATTGATGAAGTGGTGTACCCGGCGATGGAGGAGATGCTGCTGGAGCTGCGCAAGCAGGGGGTTGAGGTAAACCTGCATAAGGATGAAGAGACCCACCGGACCCGGCTTGAGGTGCTGTTTGGCGATGAGATGGACTTCGAATACGAAGTGCTGCCCCGCGCCTATATGCGCCCCTCCTTCGTGATGACCGAAGAGGACGAGTCGGACGAAGAGAGTAAGTACTTCCGTGCCGAGGTTCACCTGCGCGAGGGTGGCCAGGACTATGACGTGATGGGCTGGAGCCGGGAGCAGGTACTGGGCGATATGCTCGACCAGTACGAGAAGCACCTGCACTTCCTGCACGTGGTGCGGGAGTAA
- a CDS encoding ATP-binding cassette domain-containing protein has protein sequence MSLELDLKGQLGEFAFDLQLSVPVNGIIGVFGPSGVGKTSLFRAICGLERGLNGRIALDGEVLQDTEQRRFMLPEHRRIGVVFQDSRLFPHLTVRQNLRLAQQQAKQPLFGIEELADACRFRELLDQPAPSLSAGQRQRVAIARALAASPRLLLLDEPLAALDLASRQHLMAFLAKVSEKIPMLFISHSVSETLHLCDPIITMSNGRIDRVGGPDEMGQHLPRRRGHGRVVSYNAETGELVLQLDDFAPDFEAEQTVGLVSDPAWLKGRD, from the coding sequence GTGAGTCTCGAGCTCGACTTGAAAGGGCAGCTGGGTGAATTCGCCTTTGACCTGCAACTGTCGGTGCCGGTGAACGGCATCATCGGCGTGTTTGGCCCCTCCGGGGTGGGAAAAACCAGCCTGTTTCGCGCCATCTGTGGTCTGGAGCGGGGACTGAATGGCCGCATCGCCCTTGATGGCGAGGTGTTGCAGGATACCGAACAACGGCGCTTTATGTTGCCGGAGCACCGCCGCATCGGTGTGGTGTTTCAGGACAGCCGCCTGTTCCCCCACCTGACCGTCCGGCAAAACCTGCGGCTGGCGCAGCAGCAGGCGAAGCAGCCCCTGTTCGGCATTGAGGAGTTGGCGGACGCCTGCCGCTTCCGCGAACTGCTGGACCAGCCTGCGCCCTCCCTCTCCGCCGGCCAGCGCCAGCGGGTGGCCATCGCCCGGGCGCTGGCAGCGTCGCCCCGACTGCTGTTGCTGGATGAGCCGTTGGCGGCGCTGGACCTGGCCAGCCGCCAACACCTGATGGCGTTTCTGGCCAAGGTATCTGAAAAGATCCCGATGCTGTTTATCAGCCACTCGGTGTCGGAAACCCTGCACCTGTGCGATCCCATCATTACCATGAGTAATGGCCGGATTGACCGGGTCGGTGGGCCGGATGAGATGGGCCAGCACCTGCCCCGTCGCCGTGGTCACGGCCGGGTGGTTAGCTACAACGCCGAAACCGGCGAGCTGGTGCTGCAACTGGATGATTTTGCCCCGGACTTCGAGGCGGAGCAGACGGTGGGCCTGGTCAGCGACCCGGCATGGCTGAAAGGGCGGGATTAA
- a CDS encoding Crp/Fnr family transcriptional regulator, protein MIRTLAQHTHHITLAKGQTLCPACENMGLALVCQGTLIRQVGFHDGTVSSTELLFSDQFLFSGGTTSGADHNVCFRALEFTEIEWLGMDIIYQLCRENNGFLERYLEKKHRYSRMVEDHLLLRTILSKKEHLMITLAMIFSAKLRRNENAIKITIEELCTVTGSTRQYCSKVITELCQNGILINHYGSLELLDYSALKAQLGSDARRHYELFRAKPV, encoded by the coding sequence GTGATCCGCACCCTGGCGCAGCACACGCATCACATCACACTGGCCAAAGGGCAGACACTTTGTCCGGCTTGCGAAAATATGGGACTGGCACTGGTGTGTCAGGGCACCCTGATCCGCCAGGTGGGCTTCCACGATGGCACGGTCTCCAGTACCGAACTGCTTTTTTCCGATCAATTTCTCTTTTCCGGCGGCACCACCAGTGGCGCTGATCACAATGTCTGTTTTCGTGCGTTGGAGTTCACGGAAATAGAGTGGTTGGGAATGGATATCATTTATCAGTTGTGTCGGGAAAATAATGGCTTTCTCGAACGCTATCTTGAGAAAAAACATCGCTACTCAAGAATGGTTGAAGACCATTTATTGCTCAGAACCATTTTGAGTAAAAAAGAACACCTCATGATTACCTTAGCGATGATTTTTTCGGCCAAGCTGCGACGCAACGAAAACGCCATAAAAATCACCATTGAAGAACTGTGCACCGTGACCGGGAGTACCCGTCAGTATTGCAGTAAAGTGATCACCGAGCTGTGCCAGAATGGCATATTGATCAACCACTACGGTTCTCTCGAGTTGCTGGACTACAGCGCTCTGAAAGCCCAGCTGGGCAGTGATGCACGACGTCACTACGAGCTGTTCCGGGCCAAGCCCGTCTAG
- the modB gene encoding molybdate ABC transporter permease subunit → MTINPSDLEALWITLKLAAISTGLLLLVTPPLAWWLAHSRARWRPMVEALVALPLILPPTVLGFYLLLLFSPLYLPGQWVQAMTGTTLAFSFTGLIIGSMIYSLPFVVQPLQSSFATLGKGELEAAATLGMSRWKRFHYVVFPMTRHSFVLAGMLGFAHTLGEFGVVLMIGGNIPGETQVIAIALFEHVEALDYASAHMLAGLMLATSLALLLFIYVGMDRRKRAWGYW, encoded by the coding sequence ATGACCATTAATCCTTCTGATCTGGAAGCCCTCTGGATCACCCTGAAGTTGGCGGCCATCAGTACCGGCCTGCTGTTATTGGTAACGCCGCCACTGGCCTGGTGGCTGGCCCACAGTCGCGCGCGCTGGCGCCCCATGGTGGAAGCGCTGGTGGCGCTGCCGCTGATCCTGCCTCCCACGGTGCTGGGGTTTTACCTGCTGCTGCTGTTCTCCCCGCTGTACCTGCCCGGACAGTGGGTGCAGGCGATGACCGGCACCACCCTGGCCTTCTCCTTTACCGGCCTTATCATCGGCTCGATGATCTATTCGCTGCCCTTTGTGGTGCAGCCACTGCAATCCAGCTTTGCCACTCTGGGCAAAGGGGAGCTGGAAGCGGCCGCCACCCTCGGCATGAGCCGCTGGAAACGGTTTCACTACGTGGTGTTCCCGATGACCCGACACAGCTTTGTGCTGGCGGGGATGCTGGGCTTTGCCCACACCCTTGGGGAGTTTGGCGTGGTGCTGATGATTGGCGGCAACATTCCAGGGGAAACCCAGGTGATCGCCATTGCCCTGTTTGAACACGTGGAAGCGCTGGATTATGCCAGTGCCCATATGCTGGCTGGCCTGATGTTGGCCACCTCCCTGGCGCTGCTGCTGTTTATCTACGTCGGTATGGACCGGCGTAAGCGCGCCTGGGGCTATTGGTAA
- the ubiK gene encoding ubiquinone biosynthesis accessory factor UbiK: MITPNKLEQLAQQLGGALPPGLKSAADDFEAKAKTILQSQLSKLDMVSREEFDRQAAVLAKTRMMVEQLEARLAALEAEKGANDDNA; encoded by the coding sequence ATGATCACCCCGAACAAACTGGAGCAACTGGCACAACAACTGGGCGGCGCCCTGCCCCCGGGTCTGAAGAGTGCGGCGGACGATTTTGAAGCCAAAGCCAAGACCATTCTGCAGAGCCAGCTGTCCAAGCTCGACATGGTGTCGCGCGAAGAGTTTGACCGTCAGGCCGCCGTGCTGGCCAAGACCCGCATGATGGTGGAGCAGCTGGAAGCCCGCCTGGCCGCGCTGGAAGCCGAAAAAGGCGCCAACGACGATAACGCCTGA